The following are from one region of the Stanieria cyanosphaera PCC 7437 genome:
- a CDS encoding SH3 domain-containing protein, translated as MRSQFITSIVFISAFIVLTLAGVKPVKTQLKQNSLQGCTTVYSFPVGGNLISKESESQINVREEPTVSAKVSDFGNQGEPIYVTQVFENNADGYCWYKVSFQSGAKGWVRGDFVSIFLASLAEAPLCSL; from the coding sequence ATGAGATCACAATTTATTACCTCTATAGTTTTTATTAGTGCGTTTATAGTTTTGACTCTTGCAGGTGTAAAACCAGTTAAAACTCAACTAAAACAAAATTCTTTGCAAGGCTGTACTACTGTTTACAGTTTTCCAGTTGGAGGAAACTTAATCAGTAAAGAATCAGAATCCCAAATTAACGTCCGTGAAGAACCAACTGTTTCCGCAAAAGTCAGCGATTTTGGTAATCAAGGTGAGCCTATTTATGTCACCCAAGTTTTTGAAAATAATGCAGATGGATACTGTTGGTACAAAGTCAGTTTTCAATCTGGTGCTAAAGGTTGGGTAAGGGGTGATTTTGTCAGTATATTTTTAGCTAGCCTGGCAGAAGCCCCGCTCTGTAGCCTCTAG
- a CDS encoding WGR domain-containing protein: MSTAVVAGVLDCCTLIYVEIDQNSNKVWQGKVTDDGCFTAQWGRVGSKLQSKTYQFSSVLLAKNKFERMKREKLRKGYTEAQLIPNQQPQTTTISSEDLESIAAKQIHHGGDVRSKQLIRYLVSVNIHEIIAQTNINYDVSTGKFTTALGLITPNAIALARDYLLQIAAMKRSNSRIFRQLISQYLRLIPQNLGRKLDESVFRSPQELQRQYEILNALDAALATTQPSMKEKIFECTLTRVPGSTTEGKNTFRWLRQLYESTLNTHHLASQYKLRRVYEINIPSMRRAFSKKAAEVGNVKLHWHGTKASNLLSILQQGLIIPPANAIQCTGRMFGNGIYGSQQSTKALNYATNYWNQSGDNEQRVFMLLCEFAMGKEYHPHNWSQNLPKKGYDSTYVTPGIAGVINQESIVYSTEQVNLKYLCEFV, translated from the coding sequence ATGAGTACGGCGGTTGTTGCTGGCGTATTAGATTGTTGTACGCTAATTTATGTCGAAATTGACCAAAATTCTAATAAAGTTTGGCAAGGAAAGGTGACGGATGATGGTTGCTTCACGGCACAATGGGGTAGAGTCGGGAGTAAGTTGCAAAGCAAAACTTATCAGTTTAGTTCGGTGCTTTTAGCGAAAAATAAGTTTGAACGCATGAAAAGAGAAAAACTGAGAAAGGGTTATACTGAGGCGCAGCTAATTCCTAACCAGCAACCACAAACTACTACCATCTCTTCAGAAGATTTAGAAAGCATTGCTGCTAAACAAATTCATCATGGTGGCGATGTGCGATCTAAACAACTAATTCGTTATTTAGTTTCGGTTAATATTCATGAAATTATTGCCCAAACTAATATTAATTACGACGTATCCACGGGAAAATTTACTACAGCTTTGGGTTTAATTACCCCAAATGCGATCGCTCTGGCGAGAGATTATCTTTTACAAATTGCAGCGATGAAAAGAAGTAATAGTCGTATCTTTCGGCAGTTAATCAGTCAATATCTGCGTTTAATTCCCCAAAACTTAGGTAGGAAGTTAGATGAGTCAGTGTTTCGTTCGCCTCAAGAGTTACAAAGACAATATGAAATTTTAAACGCTCTTGATGCAGCTTTAGCAACTACTCAACCATCAATGAAGGAAAAAATTTTTGAATGCACCTTAACCAGAGTACCAGGTAGCACAACAGAAGGAAAAAATACTTTTCGTTGGTTACGTCAACTGTATGAAAGTACTCTCAATACTCATCATCTTGCTTCCCAATACAAACTACGACGAGTATATGAAATAAATATTCCTTCCATGCGTCGTGCTTTTAGCAAGAAAGCAGCAGAAGTTGGTAATGTCAAACTTCACTGGCATGGTACAAAAGCTAGTAATTTATTAAGTATTCTTCAACAAGGTTTAATTATTCCTCCTGCTAACGCAATTCAATGTACAGGAAGAATGTTTGGTAATGGTATTTATGGTTCTCAACAATCTACTAAAGCTCTTAATTATGCTACTAACTATTGGAATCAATCAGGAGATAACGAGCAAAGAGTTTTTATGTTGTTATGCGAGTTTGCGATGGGTAAAGAATATCATCCCCACAATTGGAGTCAAAATTTACCTAAGAAGGGTTATGACAGTACTTATGTTACTCCTGGAATAGCTGGAGTAATTAATCAAGAAAGTATTGTTTATAGTACCGAACAAGTAAATCTTAAATATCTTTGTGAATTTGTTTAG
- a CDS encoding type II toxin-antitoxin system VapC family toxin, which translates to MIYLLDTNTCIQYLTGRNPLVVAKFKAHNPSDIAICDIVKSELYYGAYKSDRTDKNLQVLSKFFNEFVSLPFDQQAAKKAGEIRARLATLGTPIGPYDLQIAAIALIHNLILVTHNIREFS; encoded by the coding sequence TTGATCTACTTGCTCGATACCAATACTTGTATTCAATACCTAACTGGTCGTAATCCTTTGGTTGTAGCAAAATTTAAGGCTCACAATCCTTCAGATATAGCTATTTGTGATATTGTTAAGTCAGAACTTTACTATGGTGCATATAAAAGCGATCGCACAGATAAAAATCTCCAAGTGCTAAGTAAGTTTTTCAACGAATTTGTCAGTTTACCTTTCGACCAACAAGCAGCCAAAAAAGCAGGAGAAATAAGAGCTAGACTTGCTACGTTAGGAACTCCAATTGGTCCTTACGATCTTCAGATAGCAGCGATCGCTTTAATTCACAATCTGATTTTGGTTACTCATAACATTAGAGAATTTAGTTGA
- a CDS encoding COP23 domain-containing protein, with product MKLKLKYQALTTSLFLCSHLFFVMEAQARPTVGFENNSSTQPTVTGGTTFSCIPQGNNYATVGQKAGREPVPLIVWTPKGSNHFGEKYPPQTRCQIVTQKLNAAISANGGTMKNLLLTNGMVSNQTVICTLRQQETACNPNNTLFTLKPENASRSGEVISQLMQIGRYGSSAGFIQETSGQVYVDLGDWENKVF from the coding sequence ATGAAACTAAAGTTAAAATACCAAGCTTTGACAACCTCTCTTTTTCTATGTAGCCATTTATTTTTTGTCATGGAAGCTCAAGCTCGACCTACGGTAGGATTTGAGAATAATTCTTCAACCCAACCAACAGTTACAGGAGGCACAACCTTTAGCTGTATTCCCCAAGGTAACAACTATGCTACTGTAGGTCAAAAAGCTGGTAGAGAACCAGTTCCCCTAATTGTCTGGACACCCAAAGGATCGAATCATTTTGGCGAAAAATATCCTCCTCAAACTCGCTGCCAAATAGTTACCCAAAAATTAAACGCAGCCATTAGTGCTAACGGTGGCACAATGAAAAATTTGTTATTGACTAACGGTATGGTAAGTAATCAAACCGTAATTTGTACTCTGCGTCAACAAGAAACCGCTTGTAACCCCAATAACACACTCTTTACGCTCAAACCTGAAAATGCTAGTCGTTCGGGGGAAGTAATTTCCCAATTAATGCAAATCGGTCGCTATGGTAGCAGTGCAGGATTTATTCAGGAAACTAGCGGTCAAGTGTATGTGGATTTAGGAGACTGGGAAAATAAAGTTTTTTAA
- a CDS encoding S1 family peptidase, whose amino-acid sequence MITSFLGGLLSFFHSQLIPKIEQKPNHIANLQLQLINNRFSQERSVEEIARQITVRIFTDSGLGSGAIIARQGQTYTILTNHHVVASSPNQTYTVLTDDGQRHQAQWLQSSQFGTLDVALLQFTSSNSYRVVKIGDSTQLSVGNVIYASGFPAWHFRREGNKITALEDTRHWGLRAFRVTKGIVGMLSKQALFGGYQIGYSNDVVEGMSGGPVLNEQAELIGINGMLKYPLQDTQAIVFVDGTTPSEQLFEQMETLSWAIPINDIHHQIETLIGESAVIENELLRE is encoded by the coding sequence ATGATAACTAGTTTTTTAGGGGGATTATTATCCTTTTTCCATTCACAATTAATCCCTAAAATTGAACAGAAGCCTAATCATATTGCCAATTTACAACTGCAATTAATTAACAACCGTTTTTCTCAAGAGCGGTCTGTAGAGGAAATTGCTAGACAGATAACAGTTAGAATTTTCACAGATTCGGGTTTAGGTTCAGGGGCAATTATTGCCCGTCAGGGTCAAACTTACACAATCTTAACTAATCATCATGTGGTAGCTAGTAGTCCCAATCAAACATATACTGTTTTAACTGATGATGGACAAAGACATCAAGCCCAATGGCTACAATCGAGCCAGTTTGGTACTTTAGATGTAGCTTTGCTGCAATTTACCAGTAGTAATTCTTATCGAGTTGTCAAAATAGGAGACTCAACACAACTTTCCGTTGGCAATGTTATCTATGCATCAGGATTTCCAGCTTGGCATTTTAGAAGAGAAGGCAATAAAATCACTGCTTTGGAAGATACTCGTCATTGGGGATTAAGAGCCTTTCGTGTAACTAAAGGAATAGTAGGAATGCTAAGTAAGCAAGCACTATTTGGAGGATATCAAATCGGCTATAGCAATGATGTAGTCGAAGGCATGAGTGGTGGCCCTGTTTTGAATGAACAAGCTGAACTCATTGGAATTAATGGAATGTTGAAATATCCTCTGCAAGATACTCAAGCAATCGTTTTTGTTGATGGAACAACTCCTTCAGAACAACTTTTTGAGCAAATGGAAACTTTAAGCTGGGCTATTCCTATCAATGATATTCACCATCAAATTGAAACTTTGATTGGAGAAAGTGCAGTTATAGAAAATGAATTACTTCGAGAATAA
- a CDS encoding tetratricopeptide repeat-containing S1 family peptidase, with translation MTIKKFKMSLAKFNFSTKWLGSTLIVTLLAVSFPTMVTAKNESEIAQIAKTLTVQINNNGNSPGGSGVIIAKNGNTYTVITANHVVCDAIPRPGPVVCRKDIAYSVRTYTGQEYPLSLVEHLQKNPNDSDLAIVTFESSEEYPVAQLGDSEQAAIASDIYVAGFPAAFGKTGAQRDFTLTTGAVASLATNAINGYSLIYDARTKTGMSGGPVFDSEAHLVGIHGLGDTNTPQTGNLSDAQKSGFNAGIPINTFKQVCPKFENCLNLGENTEITRNSVEQSTTKPTVTNLDNPQSARDHYKKGLSLQARGDYPQAINHYTQALQLTPDQSTALSTLLNRGYAYLNLQNWQAAIDDYNQALQIDSNEATAYNERGEARQQIGDLAGAISDYTQAINLDPNLPYAYNNRAFILNRQGDLAGAKADLEKAAELLLAEGQIDQYKIVMNNIETVERNQRLQPDTTNSDPNLSLIQQWNLKSVPCSNQAVSIFIDGKEYCTEPTDWLSLGQYKYIRNDDRLEPITKPPATSNSQTLAISPQFTFTSVWDYGNCLEDIIQLYLGVEQFKQRGRIGNCLADVFQTYKDKGLSQAQALELIRAANQYATSKLNPSLYPPQGQRRRINKMFGFTYQIDKTP, from the coding sequence ATGACTATCAAAAAATTTAAGATGAGTTTGGCTAAGTTTAACTTTTCAACTAAATGGTTAGGAAGTACATTAATAGTTACTTTGTTAGCGGTTAGTTTCCCAACCATGGTGACTGCCAAAAATGAAAGCGAGATTGCTCAAATTGCCAAAACTTTGACAGTACAAATCAATAATAATGGGAATTCTCCAGGAGGTTCTGGAGTAATTATTGCTAAAAACGGTAATACCTATACGGTGATCACAGCAAATCACGTAGTATGCGATGCGATTCCTCGTCCCGGGCCTGTGGTTTGTCGCAAAGATATTGCCTATAGTGTTCGTACCTATACTGGTCAAGAATATCCACTGAGTTTAGTAGAACATTTACAGAAAAATCCCAACGATTCTGATTTAGCCATTGTCACTTTTGAAAGCTCTGAAGAATATCCTGTCGCCCAGTTAGGAGATTCAGAACAAGCTGCGATCGCTTCTGATATTTATGTGGCTGGTTTTCCAGCAGCTTTTGGTAAAACGGGAGCGCAAAGAGATTTTACCTTGACTACAGGCGCAGTGGCTTCTCTTGCTACTAATGCTATTAACGGCTATAGTCTGATCTATGATGCTAGAACTAAAACAGGTATGAGTGGTGGACCAGTTTTTGATTCTGAAGCTCATTTGGTGGGAATTCATGGCTTAGGTGATACTAATACTCCTCAAACAGGAAATTTATCAGATGCTCAAAAATCTGGTTTTAATGCTGGTATTCCAATTAATACCTTTAAACAAGTGTGTCCTAAATTTGAAAATTGCCTCAATCTGGGAGAAAATACTGAAATAACCAGAAATTCAGTAGAACAATCAACTACGAAACCAACGGTTACTAATCTAGATAATCCTCAATCTGCTCGTGATCACTACAAAAAGGGTCTTTCTTTACAAGCGCGAGGTGATTACCCACAAGCAATCAATCATTATACTCAGGCATTGCAACTTACTCCCGATCAAAGTACCGCTTTATCAACTTTATTAAATAGAGGCTATGCCTATTTAAATCTGCAAAATTGGCAAGCAGCTATTGATGATTACAATCAAGCCTTGCAGATTGATAGTAACGAGGCGACAGCCTATAACGAAAGAGGAGAGGCACGTCAGCAAATAGGAGATTTAGCAGGAGCAATCAGCGATTACACTCAAGCAATTAATCTTGATCCTAATTTACCCTATGCTTACAACAACCGAGCTTTTATTTTAAATCGTCAAGGAGATTTAGCAGGAGCAAAAGCAGATTTAGAAAAGGCTGCTGAGTTACTTTTGGCGGAGGGACAAATCGATCAATATAAAATTGTGATGAATAACATCGAAACAGTTGAGCGTAATCAAAGACTTCAGCCCGACACAACTAATTCTGATCCTAATTTGTCACTAATTCAACAGTGGAATTTGAAGTCTGTACCTTGTAGTAATCAGGCAGTTTCTATTTTTATTGATGGAAAAGAATATTGTACCGAACCGACAGATTGGCTGAGTTTGGGTCAATATAAATACATTCGTAACGATGATAGATTAGAACCGATTACTAAACCACCAGCTACTTCTAATTCTCAAACTTTGGCAATTTCGCCTCAATTTACTTTTACTAGTGTTTGGGACTATGGGAATTGTCTAGAAGATATTATTCAACTTTATCTTGGGGTTGAGCAATTTAAACAACGAGGCAGAATCGGCAATTGTTTGGCAGATGTGTTTCAAACCTACAAAGATAAGGGACTATCTCAAGCTCAAGCGTTAGAGTTGATTCGTGCTGCTAACCAATATGCAACTTCTAAATTAAATCCTTCTCTTTATCCTCCCCAAGGACAACGAAGACGAATTAATAAAATGTTTGGTTTTACTTATCAAATCGATAAAACACCTTGA
- a CDS encoding protein kinase domain-containing protein — MQGKILASRYQIIRYIAKGGFGQTYLAKDIDLPNHNRCVVKQLYPQINDPNSLNVARRLFQKEGETLNKLNHPQIPRLVAYFEEEQQFYLVQEYIEGHTLSQELKPGSIWSENNVVELLKDCLNILDFIHSNGVIHRDVKPDNLIRRNSDRKLVLVDFGTVKEFALTQSQLIPATVAVGTRGYMPTEQAIGKPRPSSDLYALGMIGIQALTGIHPLELPEDEYGELLWQPQAQVSPQLAAILTKMVRYHFGDRYHSAQEALNAINTYSATTVPPTVSARYTPTGLVNNSQLSQSFSASEHPTTLLDSNQTKPNRSSALNSAVPEQKLSSFPQTNNVPISQAALTQHSSFERNSSIPNSLQDTPVENSNRSKTHFNKSKQKSLIALASAIALGGAAGGIYWFNQNNTQVEQQNLNEQVQQLNTLIAQNQYTQCYQQITQTLTLPQAQKSQFQVQCGLGMAKQKAQSLNYGEALAIIAQLPQNTSFADEIEQLTNQWSQQLFQEATAMYTTEGKLAEALELIQQIPENSSIKSQTQTESDRWKTEYDTNKSIIANAQEALQQKNWQEAKQTATQVQTSTSSYWREQAEAIISEAEKAIAVASPPVTPNPPIIPTTPAPATSNPVAEESPEVTNSQPSETANPVEEKSPEATNSQPSETANPVEEESPEVTNSQPSETPNPVEEESPEVTDSEPKSTSKPSETQTPNQHYGNMPVDDFNSSQPQPEPQPQSEDNSDWAL, encoded by the coding sequence ATGCAGGGTAAAATTCTAGCTTCGCGATATCAAATTATTCGATATATCGCCAAAGGTGGCTTTGGACAGACTTATCTGGCGAAAGATATCGATCTCCCTAATCATAATCGCTGTGTGGTCAAACAACTTTATCCTCAAATTAACGATCCAAATTCTTTAAATGTTGCCAGACGTTTATTTCAAAAAGAAGGAGAAACTCTTAACAAGTTAAATCATCCCCAAATTCCTCGTCTAGTAGCCTATTTTGAAGAAGAGCAACAATTTTATTTAGTACAAGAGTATATTGAAGGTCATACTCTTAGTCAAGAATTAAAACCCGGTTCGATTTGGTCAGAAAATAACGTAGTCGAACTACTCAAAGACTGTTTAAATATTCTTGATTTTATTCATAGCAATGGTGTAATTCACCGCGATGTCAAACCTGATAATCTGATTCGTCGTAATAGCGATCGCAAATTGGTTTTAGTTGATTTTGGCACAGTTAAAGAATTTGCATTAACTCAATCGCAGCTTATTCCTGCCACTGTAGCAGTAGGAACAAGGGGTTATATGCCAACTGAACAAGCAATTGGTAAACCTCGTCCTAGTAGCGATCTCTATGCTTTGGGGATGATTGGTATTCAAGCTTTGACAGGGATTCATCCTTTAGAACTTCCAGAAGATGAATACGGTGAGTTACTCTGGCAACCTCAAGCTCAAGTTAGTCCTCAACTAGCAGCAATTCTCACTAAAATGGTACGCTATCATTTTGGCGATCGCTATCATTCGGCTCAAGAAGCTTTAAATGCTATCAATACTTATTCTGCAACTACTGTTCCACCTACTGTCTCAGCTAGATATACACCAACAGGGTTAGTTAATAATTCTCAGTTGAGTCAGTCTTTTTCTGCTTCGGAACATCCTACCACTCTGCTTGATTCTAACCAAACTAAACCTAATCGTAGTTCTGCATTGAACTCTGCTGTTCCTGAGCAAAAACTATCTTCGTTCCCTCAAACAAATAATGTACCTATTTCTCAAGCTGCATTAACCCAACATTCTTCTTTTGAGCGCAATTCCTCAATACCCAATTCTCTACAAGACACACCTGTAGAAAATTCCAATCGAAGTAAAACTCATTTTAATAAATCAAAACAGAAAAGCTTAATCGCTTTGGCTAGTGCGATCGCTCTAGGTGGTGCTGCGGGAGGAATATATTGGTTTAATCAAAACAATACTCAAGTCGAACAACAAAATCTCAATGAGCAGGTTCAACAACTTAATACTTTAATAGCTCAAAATCAATATACCCAATGTTATCAACAAATTACCCAGACTCTTACCTTACCACAAGCACAAAAATCCCAGTTCCAGGTTCAGTGTGGTTTAGGAATGGCAAAACAAAAAGCACAATCTCTCAATTATGGAGAAGCTTTAGCCATAATAGCCCAATTACCCCAAAATACTTCCTTTGCTGACGAAATTGAACAATTAACTAACCAATGGTCACAACAGCTTTTCCAAGAGGCTACAGCGATGTATACAACCGAAGGAAAATTGGCAGAAGCACTCGAATTAATTCAACAGATACCAGAAAATAGTTCGATTAAATCTCAAACTCAAACCGAAAGCGATCGCTGGAAAACTGAATACGATACTAATAAAAGTATTATTGCTAACGCTCAGGAAGCACTCCAACAGAAAAACTGGCAAGAAGCCAAACAAACAGCAACCCAAGTTCAAACCTCTACATCTAGTTATTGGCGAGAACAAGCTGAGGCAATTATTAGTGAAGCAGAAAAAGCGATCGCTGTAGCCTCTCCACCAGTTACTCCCAATCCTCCTATAATTCCGACAACGCCAGCACCAGCAACTTCTAATCCTGTAGCAGAAGAATCACCAGAAGTTACTAATTCTCAACCCTCAGAAACTGCCAATCCTGTTGAAGAAAAATCACCAGAGGCTACTAATTCTCAACCTTCAGAAACTGCCAATCCTGTTGAAGAAGAATCACCAGAAGTTACTAATTCTCAACCCTCAGAAACTCCCAATCCTGTTGAAGAAGAATCACCAGAAGTTACTGATTCTGAGCCAAAATCAACTTCTAAGCCTTCGGAAACTCAAACACCTAACCAACATTATGGCAATATGCCTGTAGACGACTTTAACTCATCCCAACCTCAACCAGAACCTCAACCTCAATCTGAAGATAATTCTGATTGGGCTTTATAA
- a CDS encoding 4a-hydroxytetrahydrobiopterin dehydratase: MFKVKRKSQVTSKTILFNQQTNIVDSKNQVALKTLSSKELKLALAQLKGWQLQEGKLHRRFCFSSFEKALGFMSGLALSAKKIEHHLEESELYNCVTVDLITPEIGGITDLDVQLAQQANRLASILKAFY, encoded by the coding sequence ATGTTTAAGGTTAAAAGAAAATCTCAAGTAACTTCAAAAACTATACTTTTCAACCAACAGACAAATATAGTTGACTCCAAAAACCAAGTTGCACTCAAAACTTTATCCTCTAAAGAATTAAAATTAGCTTTAGCGCAATTAAAGGGATGGCAACTTCAAGAAGGTAAATTACATCGTCGCTTTTGTTTTAGCTCTTTTGAAAAAGCATTAGGATTTATGTCAGGACTAGCTTTAAGTGCAAAAAAGATAGAACATCATCTTGAAGAATCTGAGTTATACAATTGTGTCACTGTCGATCTGATCACTCCTGAAATAGGTGGGATCACAGATTTAGATGTACAACTAGCACAACAAGCTAATAGATTAGCCTCTATACTAAAAGCATTCTATTGA
- the dusB gene encoding tRNA dihydrouridine synthase DusB encodes MTALSSQLQAKLSTPLKIGTFTIESRVLQSPLSGVTDLVFRRLVRRYANKSMLYTEMVSASELHHLRSLPKLMEIDPDEQPISIQLFDCRPDFMAEAAQKAVAEGANTIDINMGCPVNKITKKGGGSSLLRQPAVAEAIVREVVTAVDVPVTVKTRIGWDEHEINILDFARQMEDAGAKMLTLHARTRAQGYNGAAKWEWIGKVKQVLSIPVIANGDIFSVEAAILCLEQTNADGVMCSRGTLGYPFLVGEIDYFFKTGTSLPTPTVKERLECAKEHLQGLWEYKGERGIRQSRKHLAWYCKGFPGAAELRDCVTRIESLAEGLDLLNRAIEQQF; translated from the coding sequence ATGACTGCTTTATCTTCCCAACTTCAAGCAAAATTATCTACCCCCCTAAAAATTGGTACGTTTACCATAGAAAGCCGAGTTTTACAGTCTCCCTTATCAGGAGTAACAGATTTGGTCTTTCGACGATTGGTAAGGCGATACGCAAACAAATCAATGCTTTATACGGAAATGGTTAGTGCTAGTGAATTACACCACTTGCGGTCATTGCCTAAACTGATGGAAATTGACCCAGACGAACAACCTATTAGTATTCAGTTATTTGATTGTCGTCCTGATTTTATGGCAGAAGCAGCCCAAAAAGCAGTAGCTGAAGGTGCAAACACCATCGATATCAATATGGGTTGTCCTGTTAACAAAATCACCAAAAAGGGGGGTGGTTCTTCTTTATTGCGTCAACCAGCAGTAGCTGAAGCAATTGTTAGGGAAGTAGTCACAGCAGTAGATGTACCTGTAACTGTCAAAACTCGAATTGGGTGGGACGAACATGAAATTAATATTTTAGATTTTGCTCGCCAAATGGAGGATGCAGGAGCAAAAATGTTAACTTTGCACGCTCGGACTCGCGCTCAAGGTTACAATGGTGCAGCGAAATGGGAATGGATAGGCAAGGTTAAACAAGTCTTATCTATTCCCGTTATTGCCAATGGAGATATTTTTTCTGTTGAAGCAGCAATACTTTGTTTAGAACAAACCAATGCAGATGGTGTGATGTGTTCGCGAGGTACTTTGGGTTATCCCTTTTTGGTAGGAGAAATCGATTACTTTTTTAAAACAGGAACAAGTTTACCTACTCCGACGGTGAAAGAAAGATTAGAGTGCGCTAAGGAACATTTACAGGGTTTATGGGAATATAAAGGAGAACGAGGGATTAGGCAATCTCGTAAACATTTAGCTTGGTACTGTAAAGGTTTTCCTGGTGCAGCAGAGTTAAGAGACTGTGTAACTAGAATTGAAAGTTTAGCCGAAGGTTTGGATTTGTTGAATCGGGCAATTGAGCAACAATTCTAA
- the lexA gene encoding transcriptional repressor LexA translates to MENLTPAQQELYDWLVDYIRTTQHAPSIRQMMKAMNLRSPAPIQSRLERLRNKGYIDWVDGQARTIRILNPPEKGLPILGAIAAGGLVEPFTEDQAKLDLSNLFERSDYYVLRVTGDSMIEDLITEGDLAIMREVPANEEVKNGEIVAARVAGYGTTLKRFYREKNQVTLKPSNVKYEPIKVEPNTVEVQGILVGVWRSVATAN, encoded by the coding sequence ATGGAAAACTTAACTCCAGCCCAACAAGAACTATATGATTGGTTGGTTGATTATATTCGTACAACTCAACACGCGCCTTCGATCCGACAGATGATGAAAGCCATGAATTTGCGATCGCCTGCTCCGATTCAAAGTCGTTTAGAAAGACTACGAAACAAAGGTTATATTGATTGGGTTGATGGTCAAGCGCGGACAATTCGGATTTTAAATCCACCTGAAAAAGGCTTACCTATCTTAGGTGCGATCGCAGCAGGAGGTTTAGTCGAACCATTTACTGAAGATCAAGCCAAGTTAGATTTATCTAATTTATTTGAGCGTTCTGATTACTATGTTTTACGAGTAACAGGAGACAGCATGATCGAAGATTTGATTACCGAAGGTGATTTAGCGATTATGCGAGAAGTTCCCGCTAATGAAGAAGTTAAAAATGGTGAGATTGTTGCTGCCCGAGTAGCAGGTTATGGTACAACCTTAAAACGTTTTTATCGAGAAAAAAACCAAGTTACTCTCAAACCATCTAACGTTAAATACGAACCAATCAAAGTAGAACCAAATACAGTAGAAGTCCAAGGTATTCTCGTTGGTGTTTGGCGTTCTGTTGCTACTGCTAATTAA